The Euwallacea fornicatus isolate EFF26 chromosome 5, ASM4011564v1, whole genome shotgun sequence genome includes the window TgcgtatttatttaacaaaagccgCGCTCTCGCGGCTACTAGATCCGATATCTCGACGGTATTCGAACGACGATAAGCTTTAGAAAGTCGACCGGTTGGATTAATtggtcacattaatcagccgAATGTCGTTAGTCTCCCGTTGAGATTCGTATAGTTTTAATCGTTTGGGCGAATGGCAGATTTCCCGTTCTTGTCCTTTTCAACAACAGGAAATAACGAATAAGTATTTGCATCTCTATCTTGAAGTAACAGCTTTCattgaaaactaaaatatacTGGACTGAACTGATGCGTGAGGATAAAGTGAATCAAATATCGAAACATAGGGTTAGTTGTCACGACTTCAAGACAATTGGTACTGCTCTAGAGACTTActttttttgcgaaatttctgCGAGAAACTGGGAAGACCAGCAAATATTCAAGAGCTTAGTAGTGATATAAAACTCGATGAATACCGCTCGAATAGTCACGTTGAGCTCGATACCCCTATTAAGACGCAACTCGCTTGATTTATCCATCTCCTAAAACAGGACATATCGAGGAGTTACACAGGAAAGACGTTAAAATAATGTATATTTGATGAACTAATACAGGTCTAAATGATGTtggttgtattattttaacgtCATTTTCTGTGGCTCCTACCTATTGGATGCGGGAATCAGGTTCCAGTTCTCCGCACCTCTGGCTCCCAAtagtgagaaaaaaatttattttccgaaTCAAAAAAAAGGTGGgctttggtgagttttccctTTTCCCTCATGATCTAATTCAAAACCCTTTACCACTTTAAGTCAGGTAAAGCTGCAGTTTCAAGTCCTCCTATCTGACTTGGCATTTTTTCCTCTAACAACAATTCTACTGACAAGACACGatatagaaataataatacaaaacgGGCGATCAGACGAACCGTAGCTCACGGTACCTATAGTTGAATAGTATCAGGCGGGTACCATCTCACGCATTCCTCACCGGGAGGTCGCTAATTGGTCGTTTTGCATTGCGCGGTGCTGCTTCCGTGCAGGTCCTTCAGGAACCGGCCCGGGGTGATTCGGCCAGTGGCGTGACGCTCCTTTTTTTGCTCGACGCACGAGCGCGCCGCTGCCACCGATTATCGTCCAGATATAGTACTGGTATATGCCGggaattttaataagttaTTCGCTGCTCCTTTGATGGAACGGACGTAACGGGAACGCGCGGGGTACTCTCGTATTTATTAAGCGGAAAATACCGGAATGCACCTGCCCATTGGCTAATCGTTCCACGTGACTGCAGAGCGGTACCACTTTATATCACATATTATGGATCGGAGCCACTCTCGGCGTTCATTGTTCAACGAGCACGGGTTTTTCTGGTCGGCCTTTCTCGGCTCAAAACAACGtctattttattactttcgtGGTCTGGTGGTACCGAATTTGCGACCCGAAACAACAGCCTTTGGTTGGTTTTCTATTGTAGAAAGAATTAAGCGGGAGCTACGTCAAAAGTGACATTGTTATTGGattatctggaaaaaaatAGCTGAAAGTCAGTGCCTGGTGGATGGGTCGATCTGAGGAAATGGCGGTAGTTTTTTGAGCTGAGTGACagctaattaaaaatgacattgatttcaatttgtgctaaaaatattttttaaagaaaacagcAAAAATAGGTCCATACGAAGGACCTAACTCGTGCtacaattttctttcataGATATTTGTGACGGAATTGACATAGCtgtcaaaaaatttttgttcaaaaaattcataaatttcgtatttttggAGACAGGTCCTTGAACCtggtattcatttttttttttttaattttttttttaatgaaaagcgAATGCCCCGACTACTTTTGAGGTACCTATGCAGTAAAAATGATTCAGCCAATATCTCAGACCGCCTCTGTGCCCACTTCcaacaagaaattaattccaaatatgcCGTGTGTTTTCTAGACGAGGCACGTAACGCGATACGCCTACCGGGGACACAATATTAAATCCAATTCCGCCTCAAATACCACGATTTTGATCCATATTAAACAAACTAGTTTTTCTAGTAGGCCCATAAACGGCGATAAAGCGTTTCGAATTATGTGTGTATGTATCTTATCCGACAATcaattaatacatatttattaacgCCTGGGGCCGATATGACGTTTTTGCTTTTGAAACTGAATGAAACTTGAATATTCGGAGAGAAACCTCACAGTTTATTGTCgaaaattaacaagaaaagtCAGATCGAgtcgcaataaaaaaaaaaatcaaaagtaacaaaatattataaattaaaaaaaatcgctcgAACAACTACAAAGGGCAGCTGTCCTACATTTTACTGCAAGGTTTGTGATCGACTTCAAACATTCGACCTCCGCGATGGCTAGATTTCACCTCAGGTGACTGTTGTCGAATAATGATTAACCCGGACTAACCGCAAACCTTGCcgtttacaaataaaaaaatatataataaatacacCTCATTAGGACAAAATTGTCAAATCGAACTAAAAATACGAACTTAAGGtacaaatataaacaaaaaagagaGAGTCTGCGCATTTTATGTGAGCACTAAACTAAAACTAAAGCAATAAGTTAAGTTTGAAAACGTCTTTGAGTGGCACAACAGATCATAGAAACAGACTTCAGATATTACACCGGGTGGTTTTAGTAAACAGGGTGGCAATAATAAGATTTTCCACGCCGGCTATCCATCATCGATAAATAGGAACAGAGTATATTTACAGTGGCACTAGAAATTTACAACTTAATACGTAATAGTAGATATAAATTCTAAGTacaaaaaaagttaacaaaTCTCAATAGAGAGCGCTTGAAACGGTTTCGGGCCCTCTATAAGCTACTTAGTAACTACTAACATTaaaaagaaagagagagaacaactaattatataatatcaaaaatatatagttaAACCCAAAAaagacactttttttcacCTAGTTTCCCTTgtattttctttcattatcACAGAgcatattaatatataaattcaGATCTATAAGTCAAAAACTGGTCAAAAAACTACTCACTGTCTTAACTTTGTTGCCCCCAAAATTTTGGCACTCTGTATACATAAAACTCTGAAGATTGTCCTTTTTTAAGACCGACTCACTCTGGAATGATTTGAGATCTCCTTCGACGCATGTCATTGACTCTCAGTCTTGACCACTGGGTTAAGGTTCTCGGGCTCGTACCTAGTGTGCGTCCTCATGTGCCGTGTGATCATGTCTCTCCTGCAGGCCGCATAAGGACACTGAGGACACTTGTAGGGTTTTTCCCCGGTGTGCGTTCTCTGGTGCGTGCTCAGATGGTCTGATCTCGAAAACACCTGTCCACACACCCGACATGTGTACGGTTTAACCCCGGTGTGTAGTCTCATGTGTCGCGTGAGCATGTCGCTTCTGGCGAAAGACCGCTTGCACACCTCGCACAGATACGCTTTTGCTGTGGTTTCCGATGAGTTTTGCCTGCTTTTGTGTCTTGAAGCCATGTGCTTGGCAAGGCGATCATGTAGAGAGAACATTTGCCCGCACACTGGACATACGAAGGCCACATCGGAGCCTGGCGGCATTTCCTCAACCACTGGAGATACTTCAAGATTATACCTGGACGCCACTGATTCTTTTGTAGTGGGAGAAGCTACGTCTCCTTTGACTACAGGCACAGATACTGACCCTTTTGGAGGGAGGAACCCAGGGGGGAGCAGCTGCAGAGGAGGAGGAAGAGTTAAGCACTCCAGAGAACTGAGCTCTCTGGCCCTGATACCTTTCATGGACAAGTCCAAAGGGTATTCTTGGGGGGAATTTTGGGACTCTGCTGTGGCGGTGCGAGGCTTCTCGAACCATAAATCCGAATCCGAGTGACTGCGCCTCCGAAAGATATCTGGAAGGTACTTGGAGTGCAAGTAGCGCTCGAAACTGGGTGATGCGGGTGTTAAAGGGCTGATGGGGGATGCAGGAAAAAACCGGTCGTAAGGGTGCAAACTATGATGCCCCACTCCTGCAACGCATTGATAGCACGCACAAGGAGGCCTGTTCCATGTATGCGGAGGTGAATCATCCTCCTTAATCCTCAAAGGACTGAAACTGATTCTTGGAGATTCGGTACTACTATGCGGGGACTTATTACTCGAACTCGCAGGACTGAACACATCATCCTCCGGGTCTTTGACCGGTTCAAACTTGAACACTTCCCCGTAATGTTGTTTCTTCGTGGTCAG containing:
- the klu gene encoding uncharacterized protein klu isoform X1 — its product is MHPPESGWGRCCPPVAYSCRIVRTCDDINSTPTERSSAGHRFFGKTFRTPWDPTTQSTTQPIDSPKKAWKPYEHLLPAMTMAESSLEAPDKTNNNHSMVANHNHRPLVKQRKRKRLSQVLDKLTGSKEEMVKHEYVNNNNEEGLTTKKQHYGEVFKFEPVKDPEDDVFSPASSSNKSPHSSTESPRISFSPLRIKEDDSPPHTWNRPPCACYQCVAGVGHHSLHPYDRFFPASPISPLTPASPSFERYLHSKYLPDIFRRRSHSDSDLWFEKPRTATAESQNSPQEYPLDLSMKGIRARELSSLECLTLPPPLQLLPPGFLPPKGSVSVPVVKGDVASPTTKESVASRYNLEVSPVVEEMPPGSDVAFVCPVCGQMFSLHDRLAKHMASRHKSRQNSSETTAKAYLCEVCKRSFARSDMLTRHMRLHTGVKPYTCRVCGQVFSRSDHLSTHQRTHTGEKPYKCPQCPYAACRRDMITRHMRTHTRYEPENLNPVVKTESQ
- the klu gene encoding uncharacterized protein klu isoform X2, whose amino-acid sequence is MTMAESSLEAPDKTNNNHSMVANHNHRPLVKQRKRKRLSQVLDKLTGSKEEMVKHEYVNNNNEEGLTTKKQHYGEVFKFEPVKDPEDDVFSPASSSNKSPHSSTESPRISFSPLRIKEDDSPPHTWNRPPCACYQCVAGVGHHSLHPYDRFFPASPISPLTPASPSFERYLHSKYLPDIFRRRSHSDSDLWFEKPRTATAESQNSPQEYPLDLSMKGIRARELSSLECLTLPPPLQLLPPGFLPPKGSVSVPVVKGDVASPTTKESVASRYNLEVSPVVEEMPPGSDVAFVCPVCGQMFSLHDRLAKHMASRHKSRQNSSETTAKAYLCEVCKRSFARSDMLTRHMRLHTGVKPYTCRVCGQVFSRSDHLSTHQRTHTGEKPYKCPQCPYAACRRDMITRHMRTHTRYEPENLNPVVKTESQ